In Camelina sativa cultivar DH55 chromosome 13, Cs, whole genome shotgun sequence, the genomic window aaaggaaagaagaacaaaCGATAAAGTGAGGAAAAAATAAAGGGTATATTAATTAGTACTATAGTGTATTCATAGCTCATTATGATTGATATATGGAATTCAGTACCATATACTCATATCATCCTTTTGTgtctctctcaaatctcaataATAGCATcaccacaacaacaaatttAAGAGATTAGGGTGTGTTTGGGATTTGCACTgagcttggaacataagagcacacAAATGGGTAACCAAACCCTTGGTTTCTAGATTCGCCAAGATCCACTTTTTTCAAGTATCCCTTACTTCCAATGATGTAAGCAACGTTGCGACTGGGGTAGTTATGACTTTCTTTAATAACAAAGACTACTATCTTTGTCTCCTCGTCAACGAAAAAACTCCCATAGAAACTATGAAATGATGGACCAGAGAGTGGTATCGTATCAACAGCTAAGAACAAGTTGTTCCACGACACTGCATTGGGCTCAACTTTATTAGTAATCCATATCTTGACGGGTCCAGGTACACGGAAATCCCAATATAGCACAGCAAGCTGCTCTTCTCTAACACTAGAAAGAATCACAgtatcaaagaagaaagagtggAAAGGCAGAGGTAGAcgcggtccaaatctctccgTTGTGAAATCAAAGCAGACTAGGAAATTTGGTGGTGTTTGTCCTCGTCCTAGTGGACGCTTCTCTTGAACATACCAGTAAGTGTTGCCCTTTACAGACGAGCTACTTTGTATCAACGGCATACACCAGTCCGGAGCAAAACCATCAGTGACCTTCCATGACCTACTCAAGTTTAAACTGTACATCTCAAACTCACAAATTTGGTTGCCACTCCCGTCGACCTCATTCACAAGTCTCAAGATTTTgtgcttcctcttctccttctcgtaTCCGAAAGCGTACTTCTCACATTTGTGGTAAGAATTACTGGGTTCAATCCACCTTGTTTGTCCCAAATAAGGGTTCCAAAACAAGCCTAGATGagtctttgtttttggtgatgcATAAGAATAAACCGCCGCAGGGAAAGATTCTAGATATGTCGACAGCATCTGCATGGAGATTACCTATACGTTCCATATATGGATATATGAGATGGACGCTCATCAAGGAAACTTTACTATCCAGCATCATCAGCACCACCATCTCGATTcccttcctctgcttcttctttataAAGCTCTCTTTTTTGGTCAAAGTGTTCCACTCTTTGCAGATCGATCGCAATTTTCCTAGAGATGTCACCGGAAGCCTAGAGAGCACCTCCTCCTCTATATCACTTGGAAGATCGGACATGATCTAATCTTCGAAACGATCGACTCTGTAATTTAAAATAAGCAATGACTCACTTTTAGCTCTCTATTTTCTACTCTTATATGACGCACGGTGGTGACGCTAGGGTTTccgaaaggaaaaaaaaaaaggaaaaacaaaaccaaaacaaaaataaaaataaaaaaagtcgTGTTCTGTGGGTGTCGAACCCGGGTTCTGAAGGGTCTTGTGTTTTTTTGGGTCAAGCACTCCAGTAGCATGGGTTCGGAAGATTCAACCGTGTGTTACCAACCTAATCACGGCATGAAAACATCTAATGTAAAGTTAAATGTCTAATAAGTACATGATATAGTTAAGTATTGTTTTCATTCTTAGAACGATTAGACAAATGCATAGAGAGAGAAACTGCCACACACTTGTTTAAAAATTTTTGTGTCCTCCATTCTTTTCTTGTGTAATGAAAGAAGACATCGTGGTGGCCTCGTAATAATTGGAGTGACATCTGTGATCCATCTAACGAAGACGCCAAAGGTTGATTTTCACTTTTACAGAATTGGACATTATTGAGTTTTTATGTCAGGGATTAATTTGATTGTTGGGTTTAAAATGTTAGGCCAGAGTTACCAGTAGTAGTGGACCCTGTCCTATAAACGTTGAGCCATAAGTCACTTGGTGGATTTTTGCTAACAAGACATCTGAAACTTGCATGTGCACACATCAATCCTCATCATTCATTGTCACAACACTATACTCTGCGCTCCTTGATCTTTCGTTATCTTTGGCATTTACTCTTTTGTCTTCTCGCACCTTTCAAATCTTaaactaacaaatcatttttaAGTATAAACCAAATATTTGATCTTTTTGATCAAACCCATACCTTAGTtacaaacagatatatatacacaaactaACAAGATTTTcgaattcaaaaatataatcaaaagcaaaaaaatgggtgtattcaaattcaataatgattaaaattttattgttctCCGGGTATGAAAATGTTCACATTTACACTGTCACACCTCAGATCTCAATCACAAAGATCCATCTAATCACAAAACCCAACCAAGGGAAGGATAAAtataaaccacacaaaagatgTTCATCAAGTTCGTCTctctactctgtttttgtgtagccttagaggaaacagaggaggcAATGGAGCAGATGACTTAGAAGGAGTACAAACAGGAACATGAATCATTGGTCTTATCCTAATAGTCACAGATCTCGTCCTCTCTAACCCTTTCTTACCTCTCTtcccttccttctctctctcatccTTCTTCACCGCATCACCAATCGAGCTAGAAGAAGACGATGTCGagctcgaagaagaagacggcgaGAGAGACGATACCCTCGTTGACGAAACCGTTGTCGTCGTGGTggtcctctgtttcttcagcCGTAAAAGCTCTTTCCACAGCACAGTGCACTTTGGTGGACGTGGAGAAGGGTCGTCGTCAAGAAACCAGCttcctctgttgttgttgttgttgttgttctcctGCTCCTTGTTGTTATGAAGAACCTCCTCTCTCACTACtttatgatcttcttcttcttcttcgacttcaacttttgttttcaaGTTGACGTTTTTAAGCTTCTCTGAATGCTTTACCTGCCAGAAAGGAAGTAACTTTCCTTCACAGAACAACTCGTCGGCGGTAAGCATCGTTTGGTTACTCGTTACGTTTTCAGACAGAAACTCAAAGTCTCCAGCTTTCACCAAGTTCgtcttgtctttttcttctttgccgACAATGAGGTTCACAGGGTT contains:
- the LOC104735999 gene encoding uncharacterized protein LOC104735999; the encoded protein is MVSAETATMAEAKMVFMTEAASPPSSGPRISFSADLSSSDSDGDYICINPVNLIVGKEEKDKTNLVKAGDFEFLSENVTSNQTMLTADELFCEGKLLPFWQVKHSEKLKNVNLKTKVEVEEEEEDHKVVREEVLHNNKEQENNNNNNNRGSWFLDDDPSPRPPKCTVLWKELLRLKKQRTTTTTTVSSTRVSSLSPSSSSSSTSSSSSSIGDAVKKDEREKEGKRGKKGLERTRSVTIRIRPMIHVPVCTPSKSSAPLPPLFPLRLHKNRVERRT
- the LOC104738052 gene encoding F-box/kelch-repeat protein At3g16740-like — translated: MQMLSTYLESFPAAVYSYASPKTKTHLGLFWNPYLGQTRWIEPSNSYHKCEKYAFGYEKEKRKHKILRLVNEVDGSGNQICEFEMYSLNLSRSWKVTDGFAPDWCMPLIQSSSSVKGNTYWYVQEKRPLGRGQTPPNFLVCFDFTTERFGPRLPLPFHSFFFDTVILSSVREEQLAVLYWDFRVPGPVKIWITNKVEPNAVSWNNLFLAVDTIPLSGPSFHSFYGSFFVDEETKIVVFVIKESHNYPSRNVAYIIGSKGYLKKVDLGESRNQGFGYPFVCSYVPSSVQIPNTP